One window from the genome of Acinetobacter sp. ANC 7912 encodes:
- the ispH gene encoding 4-hydroxy-3-methylbut-2-enyl diphosphate reductase, whose amino-acid sequence MQIVLANPRGFCAGVDRAIAIVNRALECFNPPIYVRHEVVHNKFVVDDLRQRGAIFVDELDEVPDDNIVIFSAHGVSKAVQQEAERRGLKVFDATCPLVTKVHIEVTKYAREGVEAILIGHEGHPEVEGTMGQYDKKNGGDIYLVEDEEDVAALNVRNPDRVAFVTQTTLSIDDTAKVIDALRKKFPNIQGPRKDDICYATQNRQDAVRDLAARCDVVLVVGSPNSSNSNRLRELAERMGKPAYLVDNADELKQEWFNEKTQIGVTAGASAPEILIKQVIQRLQDWGAAIPQELHGREENITFSLPKELRIPVTQA is encoded by the coding sequence ATGCAAATTGTTTTAGCCAACCCGCGTGGTTTCTGTGCTGGTGTGGATCGTGCCATCGCGATCGTGAACCGGGCTTTAGAATGTTTCAATCCACCGATCTATGTGCGTCATGAAGTCGTTCATAACAAATTTGTAGTAGATGACCTGCGTCAGCGCGGTGCGATTTTTGTCGATGAGCTGGATGAAGTGCCAGATGACAATATTGTGATTTTTAGTGCGCATGGTGTGTCTAAAGCAGTACAACAAGAAGCGGAACGCCGTGGGCTGAAAGTCTTTGATGCAACTTGTCCATTAGTGACTAAGGTTCATATTGAAGTGACCAAATATGCTCGTGAAGGGGTTGAAGCAATTTTGATTGGCCATGAGGGTCATCCAGAAGTAGAGGGCACGATGGGACAGTATGACAAAAAAAATGGTGGTGACATCTATCTAGTCGAAGATGAAGAAGATGTTGCAGCTTTAAATGTCCGAAATCCAGATCGGGTGGCTTTTGTCACCCAAACTACTTTATCGATTGATGATACAGCTAAAGTTATTGATGCTTTGCGTAAGAAATTCCCGAATATTCAGGGACCACGTAAAGATGACATCTGTTATGCGACTCAGAACCGTCAGGACGCGGTACGGGATTTAGCAGCACGTTGTGATGTGGTGCTGGTTGTGGGATCCCCAAATTCATCGAATTCTAACCGCTTGCGTGAACTGGCAGAACGTATGGGTAAACCAGCTTATCTAGTAGATAATGCAGATGAGTTAAAACAGGAATGGTTCAATGAGAAAACTCAGATTGGGGTGACTGCGGGAGCCTCAGCACCTGAAATTTTGATTAAGCAAGTGATTCAGCGTTTACAGGATTGGGGAGCTGCTATTCCGCAAGAATTACATGGTCGGGAAGAGAATATAACTTTTAGTCTACCAAAAGAATTGCGTATCCCAGTTACTCAAGCATGA
- the rpoZ gene encoding DNA-directed RNA polymerase subunit omega: protein MARVTVEDCLDHVDNRFELVLVASKRARQLARQGIEPTVEWDNDKPTVVALREIAAGHVSKDILKQRDQDYQTSSLDLALSANNLNLDGFSFQ from the coding sequence ATGGCACGCGTAACCGTTGAAGATTGTTTAGACCATGTAGACAACCGCTTTGAGCTTGTACTAGTGGCAAGCAAACGCGCGCGTCAATTGGCACGTCAGGGCATTGAACCAACTGTAGAATGGGACAATGACAAACCGACTGTTGTTGCTCTACGTGAAATCGCAGCTGGTCATGTTTCTAAAGACATTCTGAAACAACGTGATCAAGATTACCAAACATCTAGCCTTGACCTTGCACTTTCTGCAAATAACCTGAATTTAGATGGTTTTT
- the gmk gene encoding guanylate kinase, giving the protein MSGLLFVVSAASGTGKTSLVKALLERVNNLHVSVSHTTRGQRPGELDGVHYHFSTKEDFLNLVNEGGFIEYAEVFGNYYGTAQATVKEQLAKGHDVLLEIDWQGAQQVRRLFPESKQIFILPPSQFDLRQRLSNRGTDSVEVIEHRLSCAVEDMQQYVNFDYVIINDDFNKALHDLEAVIIANRLVLSQQAQRHEKLIQALITPKEE; this is encoded by the coding sequence ATGTCGGGTCTCTTGTTTGTCGTTTCTGCTGCGTCCGGAACAGGCAAAACATCCCTCGTTAAGGCATTACTTGAACGCGTCAATAATCTTCACGTTTCTGTTTCTCATACGACACGCGGGCAACGACCTGGTGAACTCGATGGCGTACATTACCATTTCTCTACTAAAGAAGACTTCTTAAATCTGGTCAATGAAGGTGGCTTCATTGAATATGCAGAAGTATTTGGTAACTATTACGGTACTGCTCAAGCGACGGTAAAAGAACAACTCGCCAAAGGCCACGATGTATTATTGGAAATCGACTGGCAAGGTGCACAACAGGTTCGTCGTTTATTCCCTGAATCCAAACAGATTTTCATTTTACCACCTAGCCAGTTTGACCTGCGTCAGCGTCTTTCAAATCGCGGTACCGATTCTGTTGAAGTGATTGAACACCGCCTTAGCTGCGCGGTTGAAGACATGCAGCAATATGTCAATTTTGATTATGTGATTATTAATGATGACTTCAACAAGGCCCTGCATGACCTTGAAGCTGTGATTATTGCCAATCGTCTGGTATTGTCTCAACAAGCCCAGCGTCATGAAAAACTGATCCAGGCTTTAATTACTCCAAAGGAAGAGTGA